The Anoplopoma fimbria isolate UVic2021 breed Golden Eagle Sablefish chromosome 5, Afim_UVic_2022, whole genome shotgun sequence genome contains a region encoding:
- the LOC129091512 gene encoding cytochrome c oxidase subunit 7A-related protein, mitochondrial: MYYKFSGFTQKLTGSAPTAAYSPQGLRPTVPAESPAMVFATPTKVVSEAGSTVEYLGANRVPDLQRLFQTSDGIPIHLKRGVPDRLLYRTTMALTVGGALYCLVALYFAAQPNNK; this comes from the exons ATGTACTACAAGTTCAGCGGCTTCACGCAGAAGCTGACGGGCTCTGCTCCCACGGCCGCCTACAGCCCGCAG gGGCTGAGGCCAACCGTGCCAGCAGAGTCCCCAGCAATGGTGTTTGCCACACCCACCAAGGTGGTGTCAGAGGCCGGGTCCACGGTGGAGTACTTGGGAGCAAACAGGGTTCCCGACCTTCAGAGGCTTTTCCAG ACGTCAGACGGGATCCCCATTCATTTGAAGCGCGGCGTCCCCGACAGGCTACTCTACCGCACCACCATGGCTCTCACTGTAGGAGGCGCTCTCTACTGTCTGGTGGCTCTTTACTTCGCAGCCCAGCCCAACAATAAGTGA